One Pieris napi chromosome 22, ilPieNapi1.2, whole genome shotgun sequence genomic region harbors:
- the LOC125060838 gene encoding chromatin assembly factor 1 p55 subunit yields the protein MGDKGDGETFDDAVEERVINEEYKIWKKNTPFLYDLVMTHALEWPSLTAQWLPDVTRPEGKDYSVHRLILGTHTSDEQNHLLIASVQLPNEDAQFDASHYDNDKGEFGGFGSVSGKIDIEIKINHEGEVNRARYMPQNPCVIATKTPSSDVLVFDYTKHPSKPEPSGECHPDLRLRGHQKEGYGLSWNPNLNGYLLSASDDHTICLWDINATPKEGRVIEAKSVFTGHTAVVEDVAWHLLHESLFGSVADDQKLMIWDTRCNNTSKPSHTVDAHTAEVNCLSFNPYSEFILATGSADKTVALWDLRNLKLKLHSFESHKDEIFQVQWSPHNETILASSGTDRRLHVWDLSKIGEEQTAEDAEDGPPELLFIHGGHTAKISDFSWNPNEPWVICSVSEDNIMQVWQMAENIYNDEEPETPASELESSVNVNHG from the exons atGGGTGATAAAGGAGATGGAG AAACATTTGATGATGCTGTCGAAGAAAGAGTTATCAAcgaagaatataaaatatggaaAAAGAACACACCGTTTCTTTATGATCTGGTTATGACCCATGCTCTAGAATGGCCCTCTTTAACCGCTCAGTGGCTTCCCGACGTAACCAGACCAGAAGGAAAAGATTACTCTGTACACAG acttaTCTTGGGCACACACACATCCGATGAACAGAACCATTTGCTTATTGCAAGTGTTCAACTACCAAATGAAGATGCACAATTTGATGCTAGTCATTATGATAATGACAAAGGAG AGTTTGGTGGCTTCGGTTCAGTCTCAGGAAAGATAgatatagaaattaaaataaatcatgaaGGTGAAGTGAACAGGGCTCGTTATATGCCCCAGAATCCTTGTGTTATTGCTACCAAGACTCCTTCATCAGATGTTCTGGTCTTTGACTACACAAAGCATCCTTCCAAGCCAGAACCTTCAGGAGAATGCCATCCAGATCTAAg GTTGCGTGGTCATCAAAAAGAAGGCTATGGTTTGTCATGGAACCCCAATCTAAATGGATATCTTCTTTCAGCAAG CGATGACCACACTATATGCTTGTGGGACATCAATGCCACTCCCAAAGAGGGACGAGTAATCGAAGCTAAGTCGGTGTTTACTGGGCACACAGCTGTAGTAGAGGATGTGGCCTGGCACCTCTTGCATGAGTCCCTATTTGGGTCTGTTGCTGACGACCAGAAACTTATGATTTGGGATACCAG ATGTAACAACACATCGAAACCCTCTCACACAGTGGATGCTCATACAGCGGAAGTGAATTGTCTCAGCTTTAACCCATACTCCGAGTTCATATTGGCAACTGGAAGTGCTGACAAAACc GTCGCCTTATGGGATCTCCGAAACTTGAAGTTGAAGCTTCACTCTTTCGAGTCTCACAAGGATGAGATATTCCAAGTGCAATGGTCACCGCACAACGAGACCATACTGGCTAGCAGCGGTACTGACAGGAG actgCATGTGTGGGATCTGTCCAAAATCGGTGAAGAACAGACAGCGGAGGATGCAGAAGACGGTCCCCCCGAGTTGCTCTTCATCCACGGAGGTCACACTGCCAAGATCTCTGACTTCTCCTGGAACCCTAACGAGCCGTGGGTCATCTGTTCAGTTTCTGAGGATAATATTATGCAG
- the LOC125060788 gene encoding transcription factor A, mitochondrial: protein MRIMNSLTNAFRISSCVFGGYKNILPGRSTWLRPIQICSYKKTAEERLGIEKPKRPLTPFFKFMAQMRPALLAKNPSISSKEAISWTSKHWQQLDIETKTQMTKEYEKDLEDYKKIKELYQSSLTEQQKEDIKKLKDEMAAAKEKRKLKAEYKELGRPKKSMSSYILYMMSRKDTSQANDFKSYQEKVKADWLQLPESERKKYEKQAQEQMNKYKKDLEGWEMKMISIGRSDLVRQKPTPKKRSKSIKNE, encoded by the exons ATGCGAATTATGAATTCTCTAACTAATGCTTTTCGAATAAGTTCCTGTGTCTTTGGAggatacaaaaatattctcCCTGGAAG ATCGACATGGTTGCGTCCTATACAAATATGCTCCTATAAGAAAACAGCGGAAGAACGTCTGGGCATAGAAAAACCTAAACGACCTTTAACAccgttctttaaatttatggCTCAAATGAGACCAGCCCTTTTAGCAAAGAATCCTAGCATTTCATCCAAAGAAGCAATAAGTTGGACTTCAAAACACTGGCAACAGTTAGATATTGAG ACCAAAACACAAATGACTAAAGAATATGAGAAAGATCTTGaagattacaaaaaaattaaagaattatatCAATCATCGCTCACTGAACAGCAAAAGGAAGATATTAAGAAACTAAAGGATGAAATGGCAGCTGCCAAGGAAAAGCGAAAATTAAAAGCT GAATATAAAGAATTAGGGCGTCCTAAAAAATCAATGTCTTCGTATATACTGTATATGATGTCTAGAAAAGATACCTCACAGGCTAACGACTTTAAGAGTTATCAAGAAAAAGTTAAAGCTGACTGGCTTCAGCTTCCAGAAAGTGAAAGAAAAAAGTATGAAAAGCAAGCGCAagaacaaatgaataaatacaa GAAAGATTTAGAAGGGTGGGAAATGAAAATGATTTCCATTGGTCGTTCTGATCTAGTGCGTCAGAAACCAACTCCTAAAAAGAGGTCAAAAAGTATTAAGAATGAATAG
- the LOC125060787 gene encoding uncharacterized protein LOC125060787: MADAALARREARRRKILENSHNRLQRISGKSGDESCKDSLVHSPIPDYQDVVSSEFSSSKSLLSNGVSSSSISPIISLGIASDDTVNQNEVINDLATLLHQNVSNDSINETPQVSSLLDNIVCYKYDIVILSLIIQILYSLSIISIEGTYYFLPVFIYAGTKMYWFSQQMKCTSSFANVLMLLKGVSTYRVQKLLNAIQIVSAIGLDSCIFLFTTICVQAIYIFISETFII, translated from the exons ATGGCTGATGCAGCGTTAGCACGTCGTGAAGCAAGGAGGAGAAAAATATTGGAAAATTCTCACAATAGACTTCAACGAATATCAGGGAAATCAGGCGATGAAAGCTGTAAAG ATTCATTGGTGCATTCTCCAATTCCAGACTATCAAGATGTTGTCTCATCTGAATTTAGTAGCAGTAAGTCGCTGTTATCAAATGGAGTATCAAGTTCTTCCATATCACCCATCATAAGTTTGGGAATAGCTTCAGACGACACAGTGAACCAGAATGAAGTAATCAATGACTTAGCGACTTTATTGCATCAAAATGTATCTAATGACTCTATTAACGAAACTCCTCAGGTATCTTCCTTATTGGATAACATTGTCtgttataaatatgatatagTTATCTTATCTTTGATTATCCAAATTCTATACAGCTTATCAATCATTTCCATAGAAGGAACATATTATTTCCTACCAGTTTTTATATATGCAGGCACAAAGATGTATTGGTTTTCTCAACAAATGAAATGTACTTCCAGTTTTGCCAATGTCTTAATGCTCTTAAAAGGAGTTTCAACGTATAGGGTACAAAAATTGTTGAATGCAATACAAATAGTTAGTGCCATTGGCTTAGATTCTTGCATCTTTTTGTTTACAACTATTTGTGTACaagctatttatatttttatatctgaaacttttattatatag